AGTTTACCTCAAGGATGGCTTTGCTAAAGTTCTGATTGGTCTAGCTAAAGGGAAACACGAGTATGACAAACGCGAAACCATTAAACGCCGTGATCAGGAAAGAGATATTAAAAAACAAATGAAACACTACAATGCAAGGTAAGGTGAATGAGTATTATGATAACTAAAGGACAAGTTCGTTTGTTACGAACTTATTCTTATGATAGCAACTTATACACGCAGGGATTAGAACAACTCAACAACAATCATATATTACTTAGTGCCGGTCGTTATGGTTTCTCAAAAGTAGGGGTGTATGACCTTACTCAAGAGATCTTTTCAGAAAAAATAGCTTTTCCAGATACAGTTTTTGCAGAAGGGCTAACAGTTGTTGAGGATTATTTTTGGTTACTAACCTATAAAGAGGGTGTAGCCTACAAGTTTGATAAGGCTACCTGCAATTGTTTAGGGGCCTATCCATTTGAAGGAGATGGCTGGGGATTAGCCTATGATAAGGAAAACCAGTGTCTTTGGATGACTAGTGGAAATGCTTTTTTGCAAAAGCGAGACCCCAAAGATTTTGCTTTATTGGATACCGTACTAGTTGCTATAGAAAGTGTCCCCATCTCAATGCTTAACGAATTAGAGTATGTAGATGGTTATCTCTATGCCAATATTTGGCAAACCAATACTATTGTCAAACTCCAACCTGATTCTGGAAAGGTGGTAGCCACCTATGATATTAGTCCTTTGTTAAAAGCCTTAAATCTTGATAAGTCCCATTACCCTGACCTTAATGTTTTGAATGGGATTGCTCATTTAGATCAACAACGTTTCTTAATTACTGGCAAACTATACCCGCTGATGTTAGAAGTAGTATTAGATTAAGATGACAATTGAGAAAGACCGATGAAAAGTTTCCCTAGGTCTTTCATTTTTAGCACAAAAAAACAGAGTTAGTTCATATCTCTGTTTTTTTAAAATAGGTTTAGTAGCGTCACAGTCAGTGAGTAGCGCCCCCTACACGTTTTAAATCGGAACGATCTTTGAAATCGACAATGGCAAAAATAGCAGCCTCAATTCCTCTTGTAATATCATCGAGGTTCATGGCAGCTGTATTAGGTTTATCAACAACCTGTTCCATCATAAAGGGAATATGCATAAACCCAGCTTTGGCATTTGGACAATATTTATCCACTAAGTAAAGGGCTTGATACATCAAATGATTGCAAACAAAGGTACCAGCTGTATTAGAAACAGAAGCAGGAAGTCCAGCCTGATGAATGGCAGCAACCATCGCTTTGATTGGCAAGGTTGAAAAATAAGCTGCTTTACCATCTGCACGAATAGGTGTATCAATAGGCTGATTCCCTTCGTTATCAGGAATGCGAGCATCGTCTTGATTAATGGCAACGCGTTCTGGCGTTAGTCCAGTCCGGCCACCAGCTTGCCCAATACAAAGGACTGCATCAGGTTGAAAGCTTTCGATATGCTGCTGGAGCACATCGGCAGATTTTTGAAAAACCGTTGGAACTTCAATACATTTGATTTCTGCTCCATGAATGGTTGCTGGCAATTTCTTGATAGCTTCAAGGGCAGGATTAATAGCTTCGCCGCCAAAGGGATCAAAGCCTGTTACAAGAATTTTCATAATAATGTCCTTTCAATGAATAACTGACGCTACTAACTTAGCAAAAAAGTTAATAATAAGCAAGTAAATACATTAAGGCAATGTGACTAATAATTAAAACAAGGGCGATAGGAGCTTGCTTTTTGATAACTGCATTTCGATCTTTGATCTCCATCAAAGCAACAGGCAAGGCATTAAAGTTTGCTGCCATTGGTGTTAATAAGGTACCACAAAAACCAGCAGTCATAGCTAAAGCACCGGCAATAATAGGGTCAGCTCCTAAAGCAAAAACAAAAGGAACACCGATACCGGTTGTAATAACGGTAAAGGCAGCAAAAGCGTTTCCCATAATCATAGTAAAAATAACCATGCCAAGCACATAAGCGAGAACGCCAAAGAAGCGGCTATCAGCAGGTACAATCTCCCGAATGAGAGAAGCAATCACATCACCAACACCAGCAGCTGCAAAAATAGCTCCTAAAGCTCCTAAGAGCTGTGGCAAAATACCGCTTGTGGACACTTGTTGGTTCATCCGATTATTTTCAGCTAAAAGAGCAGATGGTTTTTGCTTAGTGATTATTAAAATAGCAATAGTGGCTAAGATACCAGCAATCCCAATGGCACTTTTACTGAAATCAGGAAGGATCAAGGCAAGAAGTAGAGAAATCATAGCCATTAACATAACTGGTAAGAAAATCCAGTTACCAATGCGGTGAGCACTTTCTTCAGCTTTTTGTTCATTAAAGGCTGGTAATGTTCCAATACGAACTTGCTTAAACAAGGTTAAAAGAGCTAGGACAATCACGATAAAACCGATAACTTTATTAGGCAAAAAGGCACCGCCAACGAAGGTAACACCCAGCAATCCCCAGAACAGAGCTGTCCCAAAATAGACAGGGTTGGTTTTATCTTTAAAGGTGCAGTAGGCTGTGTGAAACAGTTGCAAGCCGATAAGGATATATATCGTTTCTAAAACAAGGTTTGCAATGTTAGCCATTAGTTATCTCCTTTCTGATGTTGACGTTCCATTTTTTTCTCAAAGAGGTAATTGTAAATAGCAACTATAATAATAGAGATAATAGCAATTAAAATAGAAGAAAATGCAATTTTAGCTTGGTTACCATCATAGCCAAGCTGTTCTAAAGTTCCAGCGATAAGTAGGACACCTCCTGCGCCAACAAAGGTATTTTGGGCAAAGAAATTGCCAAAGTTTTCATTGGCAGCTGCCATAGCTTTGATGTCATCTTTTTCTGCATCGGTCAACTCTTCTCCAATGTTGGCTTTAGCAGCAGCTTCTCCCATAGGTTGAATCAAGGGTCGAACGAACTGTGGATGTCCCCCTAGTCGAATCGAAAAGAGACCTGCTAATTCTCGAATAATAAGGTAGAGAGTCAATAAACGGCCGACGGTAAGGGCTTGAACACGTTGAATCAACTGAGTAGCTCGGTGTTTCAGCCCATAAGTTTCTGACAAGCCGATAAGCGGTAAAGTGATGAAGAAAATGGTTAGCAAACGTTGATTGGTAAATTCTTTTCCTAAAATATCTAGAAAATCAATAAACGAAATTCCTGAAACCAGCGCGGTAACAAGTCCTGCAACAACTACGGTAGCGATAGCATCACATTTTAAAATAAACCCTAATACGATAATCACAATACCGATTAATTTAATCCACTCCATAAAGAACTCCTTTTTCAATAGTATGACGATTATAACATTAGTCGCTAGGATTTGCAAAAAGGCTCAACCTAATAGTTCCTTTTCTACTTAAAGTGTTAAGGAGGGTGATACTATTTTGGAAAGGTCATTATCATTTGGTATAACGGGCTTAAAAAGAAAGCTTCGCGCACAGAAGGAGTAGGAAACGATTGATGAGAAAAATGTTTTAATTTAATGTTTTTCTTTGATAATATAGAGAGGCCTTTTTTTAGTTTCAAGGAATATTTTTGAAATATATTTTCCAATAATACCCATGCAAAAGAGCTGAATGCCTCCCATGAATAAAATAATAGAGACAGTGCTGGCCCAACCAGAGACAGGATCACCAAAGAGTATCTTTCTGATAATGATAAATAAGATGGCGAAAATAGAAATCAAAAAGCTGAAAGTCCCTGTCCAGGTAGCAATGGTTAACGGCATTTCTGAAAAGTTGATAAAGCCATCTAAAGAATATCGGAGCAACTCCCAAAAATGCCAACGACTTTTTCCATATTTGCGTTTTTGGTTTTCAAAACTAAGATAGGTGATACGATAACCAACCCACGAAAAGATCCCTTTTGAAAAACGATTAACCTCTCCCAACTCAAGAATGCTATCAACGACTTGTCTGGTCATTAACCGATAATCCCGAACTCCATTGACCATTTCAGTATCTGATAAGTGTTTGATCAGTCCATAAAATAGATTCGAACACATTGAACGAATTAGTGGTTCTCCTTGTCTATTTTGGCGCCTGGTGCCAACGATGTCATAACCTTCTTTTAGCTTAGCGTACATAATTGGCAAAAGTTCGGGTGGATCTTGCAGATCCACATCCATCACAGTAATGTAATTGCCTTTGGCTTCTTTTAGTCCAGCTAAGAGCCCAGCTTCCTTGCCAAAATGGCGTGAAAAAGACAGATAATGCACATTTGGAAAGCGAGCAGCTAGCTCACGCAAAATACCCAAGGTGTTATCCTTAGAACCATCATCAATAAAAATGTATTCAAAAGCAAGTTGGTTGGTCATGGACGTTTCTAGTTGATGCATTTCTTCAAAATAAGGGAGAATGTTTGCTTCTTCATTAAAGCAGGGGACAATGATAGATAGTAGTGTCATAGACTTTTCTTTCAAATGGAATTTTAGGGCAATTGTAACACAAAAGCTGAGATATTTCAAAACTCTGTTAATAATGAGATTGTCCCAATCGTCAGGTTAAAAAATAAAACAACAGAAGCTTTAAAGCTTCTGTTGTTAATAGTATTAGTTGTTTAAATCAATGACTTCAATTTTGTAGCCATCTGGATCCTGAATGAAATAATAGCGGGCAGATTTGTCAGCCAGTTCTTTGATATCGGTAACTGGAAAACCTGCTTGTCGATGTTTTTTATGGTCTGCTTCAAAATGTTCAGAGCCAAGGGCAATATGACCATAGCCATTTCCTAAGTCGTAGTCGCCATGACCATAATTGTAGGTTAATTCTAATTCATAACTTTCTCCTTCTAAAGCCAGATAAACAAGAGTAAATTGACTATCTGGAAAATCTTTACGATAGTTTTCCTTAAAAGGGAAGGCACTTGTGTAAAAAGCAACCGACTGGTCAAGGTCTTTGACGCGGATACAGGTATGTAATGCTTTCATTTTAATCTCCTTATTTAACGACTGAAATCACTTCTTCTTTAGGCTTACGAACTTGAGCATGTTTGGGATCTCGCAAACGATAGCCTAGGGATAACATGCTAGCAATGCCTTCTTTTTCTAAATCAATCACATTATGCTTAGCTAGGATATGATTGACCTTATCATAATGAAAGCCTTCAATAGGGCAAGTATCAATGCCCAAAAGAGCAGCTGTCATCATCATATTACCAAGAGCGATATAGGTTTGTTTAGCTGTCCAATCAAAGAGTGCCCGAGGATTATCTGCCATATCCATGTCCTCTTTTTGGAAAGATTCATAGAGTTTTAGGCGGCTGTTGAGACCATCACCTTCTTTGATACCACGCCGTAAAAGGCTATTTTTGATAGCAGGGCTATCGTATCTTGCATGTTTTTCGGCTATTAAAAGAATAAAGTGACTAGCTGTTTCCAGTTGATACTGGGCTCCCCAGGCAAAGGGCTTGATTTCTTCTTTAATAGGCTTGTTGTCTAAAACGACAAAGCGCCAGCCTTCTAAGCCAATAGAAGAAGGGCTTAACCAAGCAGCATCAAGGATAAGGGCTAAATCCTCATCAGAAATCTTTTCTTCCTTATAAACACGAACGGCTGTTCTAAAGTGTAGTGCTTGCTGTATTTGGTGATGAATGGTTTGATCCATACGAATACCTTCCTTTCGCGAGGGTTTGTTTAACCAGATGGTAGAGGCTTAGCCTTCAAAATAAAGCAACTCTTTTGGAGTATGGGTAAAGACTTCAAAGCCATTTTTAGTGACATGGCCACAGTCTTCGATGCGCACACCGACCTTTCCTGGAATGTAAATACCAGGTTCAACAGAGAAGCACATACCTTCTTCAAGGACCAAGTCATTGCCAGCCATAATGGAGGGAAATTCGTGGACATCCATGCCGATACCATGTCCCAAGCGGTGGTTGAAGTACTCACCATATCCAGCCTTTTCAATCACTTGACGAGCAGCAGCATCTACTTGAGCAGCTGTTACACCTGGTTTGATAAAGTCAATAGCCGCTAGTTGTGCCTCTAGGCAGAGATTGTAGATATCGATTTTAAATTGGTCTGGCTGACCAACAGCCACAGTTCTGGTCATATCACTGGTGTAGCCTAAGGTCTCAACACCTAAGTCAAAGAGAAGTAGGGCATTGTTTTCAATGTTATTTGTTCCAGGAATGCCATGGGGATTGGCTGCATTATTTCCAGTTAAGACCATAGTGTCAAAGCTCATTTTATGAATGCCTTGTTTTTTCATTTCAAACTCAATTTGAGCGATGACGTCTGTTTCGGTAGCATCTAAGGAAATATTGTCAAAACCAACTTGAACAGCCTTATCAGCGAACTGCCCGGCAATCATCATTTTATTGATTTCATCAGCTGATTTGACGAGGCGCATGCCTTGGACATAAGGGGTTAGATTGTTAAATTGTCCTGAAAAGATAGTCTGCAAGCCATGGAACTTATTGACGTTAAGGTGGTCAAATTCAGCATAAATGGTTTTGGCTGCTGTATTTGGTAAAACGGCCTTGATCTTTTCCCAAGGATTTTCAGAGTCAACATAACCAAACACAGGAAATGATATGGCCTGGCTAGCTCTGGCCACCTCAAGGGCAGGTACAAAAAGCACAGGAGCTAAATCATGGTAGACAAACAAGAACAGTTGTCTTTCATGTGGGTCACAGAAGAATCCAGTTAAATAGTTAATCGTAACAGGATCTGAGAAAATCGCCAATTCAGCTCCCTTTTGGTCAAGATACAAACGTATTTGGTCTAATTTTGTCATAGGCTAACCTTCTTTCTACTTACTATTTTTTCAAAAAAAGCTTAAAAAATCAAGCTTCGAGTTAATTTTTGAAAACTTTTTCAAAAATTAACCTATAACACTTGAAAGTGGTTACAAATCATGCTAAAATACTTTTTGAAAGCGTCATTTTCAAATAGAAAGGAAGATAAAAAATGAATACAGATGATACCATTACAATTTATGATGTTGCCCGTGAAGCTGGTGTTTCAATGGCAACCGTTAGTCGTGTTGTTAATGGCAATAAAAATGTTAAGGAAAATACACGTAAGAAAGTTTTAGAAGTTATTGATCGCCTTGACTATCGTCCCAATGCTGTCGCGCGTGGTCTCGCCAGCAAAAAGACAACAACCGTTGGCGTTGTGATTCCAAATATTGCAAATAGTTATTTTTCTATCTTAGCTAAGGGTATTGACGATATCGCCGCTATGTACAAATATAATATTGTGCTTGCCTCCAGTGATGAAGATGATGACAAGGAGGTTAATGTTGTCAATACCCTTTTTGCCAAGCAAGTGGATGGTATTATTTTTATGGGGCATCACTTGACAGAAAAAATCCGGGCCGAGTTTTCACGCTCTCGTACTCCAGTTGTTTTGGCAGGAACTGTAGATCTTGATCATCAATTACCAAGCGTCAACATTGACTATAGAGCTGCGGTGTCAAACGTTGTTGATATTTTAGCTGAAAATCATAAGTGTATCGCTTTTGTGTCAGGACCACTCATTGATGATATCAATGGTAAAGTGCGCTTAGCAGGTTACAAAGAAGGGTTGAAGCACAATAAGCTTGACTTCAAAGAAGGCCTTGTTTTTGAAGCGAACTATTCTTATAAAGAAGGATTTGAATTGGCGCAGCGCGTCATTAACTCAGGAGCAACAGCGGCTTATGTGGCTGAAGATGAATTGGCAGCGGGCCTTTTAAACGGCTTGTTTGAAGCAGGTAAACGCGTACCAGAGGACTTTGAAATCATCACCAGCAACGATTCACCAGTGGTTCAATACACTCGTCCCAATTTGAGTTCTATCAGTCAACCTGTTTATGACTTAGGTGCTGTTAGCATGCGGATGTTGACTAAAATCATGAACAAAGAAGAGTTGGAAGAAAAAGAAATTCTTTTGAATCATGGTATTAAAAAACGTGGGACAACTAAGTAACTGTGAATTATGAGCACCATCTAACAAAAAGTATCACAATAGACTGTTTCTTCAATACTAAAATCAGCCTTAGGGCTGATTTTTGCATGTCTTAGTGAAAAATACTATAAAATGAGCTATAATAGAACTTATGAAAGTCTTATTGTATTTAGAAGCAGAAAATTATCTAAGAAAATCAGGAATTGGTCGAGCGATTAAGCATCAGGCTAAAGCCTTGTCACTTGTTGGTCAACATTTTACGACTAATCCAAGAGAAACTTATGATTTGGTTCATCTCAATACCTATGGTTTAAAAAGTTGGCTGCTGATGATAAAAGCACAAAAAGCTGGTAAGAAGGTTATCATGCATGGGCATTCTACAGAAGAAGATTTTAGAAATTCTTTTATTTTTTCAAATCTATTATCTCCTTGGTTTAAAAAATACCTTTGTCACTTTTACAATAAGGCAGATGCTATCATTACCCCTACCCTATATTCTAAGTCTTTGATTGAGAGTTATGGAGTGAAGTCACCTATTTTTGCAGTGTCAAATGGGATTGATTTGGAGCAGTACGGAGCAGATCCTAAAAAGGAAGCAGCTTTTCGTCGCTACTTTGACATTAAAGAGGGTGAAAAAGTGGTTATGGGAGCAGGATTATTTTTTCTGAGGAAAGGAATTGATGACTTTGTCAAAGTTGCCCAAGCTATGCCAGATGTTCGTTTTATCTGGTTTGGCGAGACCAACAAATGGGTCATTCCTGCTCAAGTTCGCCAAATGGTCAATGGTAACCACCCGAAAAATCTTATTTTCCCAGGATACATTAAAGGGGATGTTTATGAAGGTGCCATGACTGGTGCAGATGCCTTTTTCTTTCCAAGTCGTGAAGAAACAGAAGGCATTGTTGTCTTAGAAGCCTTGGCCAGTCGCCAGCACCTTGTTTTACGTGATATACCAGTTTACTACGGATGGGTTGATCAAAGTAGTGCGGAATTAGCAACCGATATACCAGGTTTTATAGAAGCTCTGAAAAAAGTCTTTTCTGGTGCCAGCAACAAAGTTGAAGCTGGTTACAAGGTTGCCCAGAGTCGTCGCCTAGAAACGGTTGGCCATGCCTTAGTAGATGTCTATAAAAAAGTAATGGAGTTATAAGATGCGTATAGGTCTATTCACAGATACCTATTTTCCACAAGTTTCAGGAGTCGCTACTAGTATTCGTACGTTAAAAGAAGAGCTAGAAAAAGAAGGTCACGAAGTTTATATTTTCACCACTACTGATAGAGATGTCAAACGCTTTGAAGACCCGACCATTATTCGACTGCCAAGTGTTCCTTTTGTGTCATTTACGGATAGACGTGTGGTTTATCGTGGCCTCATTTCGTCATACAAAATTGCAAAACACTATAATCTTGATATTATTCATACGCAAACTGAGTTTAGCTTAGGCTTATTAGGGAAAATGATAGGCAAAGCTTTGCGAATTCCTGTTGTCCATACTTACCATACCCAATATGAGGACTACGTGAGTTATATTGCCAACGGAAAAATCATTCGACCAAGTATGGTCAAACCTCTTCTTAGGGGCTATTTGAAGGATTTGGATGGGGTTATCTGCCCAAGTAGGATTGTCCTCAATCTTCTAGAAGGTTACGAAGTTACTATCCCTAAGCGGGTTATCCCAACAGGCATTCCTTTGGAAAAATATATTCGTGATGACATCACAGCAGAAGAAGTAACCAACTTAAAAGCAGAATTGGGCATTGCTGGTGATGAAACCATGTTATTGAGTTTGTCACGGATTTCTTATGAAAAAAATATTCAAGCTATCATCAATCAGATGCCAGCTATTTTGGCTGAAAATGCCAAGATAAAGCTTATTATTGTAGGAAATGGCCCCTATTTGCAAGATTTGAAACACTTGGCGATGCAGTTAGAGGTTGACAAACACGTGACCTTTACAGGCATGGTGCCTCATGATAAGGTTGCTCTGTACTATAAGGCTTGTGATTTCTTTATCTCAGCATCAACTAGTGAGACTCAGGGCTTGACCTATATTGAAAGTTTGGCTAGTGGCACTCCTATTATTGCTCATGGCAATCCTTATTTAGATGATGTGGTGACTGATAAAATGTTTGGCACTCTTTATTACGCTGAAACAGATTTAACTGATGCTATTATTGATGCCATACTAAAAACACCAGTTATGGATAAACGGTTATTAGCAAAAAAACGTTATGAAATCTCAGCACAGCACTTTGGAAAATCTATTTACACGTTCTATTTAGATACGTTAATTGCTAGAAATAGCAAAGAAGCTCAAAAGCTGAGTCTTTATCTTAATCATTCTGGTAAAAGTAGTTCTCTAAAATTAGTGCAAGGTGCTATTCACTTGCCTAAACGTGCTGCTAAGGTCACAGCTATCACCTCAGTAAAAGTAGTCAAGGCTCCTATCAAGCTGGTCCATGCTATCAAAGATTTTCTGGATTAAGACTT
The genomic region above belongs to Streptococcus pyogenes and contains:
- a CDS encoding glutaminyl-peptide cyclotransferase; amino-acid sequence: MSIMITKGQVRLLRTYSYDSNLYTQGLEQLNNNHILLSAGRYGFSKVGVYDLTQEIFSEKIAFPDTVFAEGLTVVEDYFWLLTYKEGVAYKFDKATCNCLGAYPFEGDGWGLAYDKENQCLWMTSGNAFLQKRDPKDFALLDTVLVAIESVPISMLNELEYVDGYLYANIWQTNTIVKLQPDSGKVVATYDISPLLKALNLDKSHYPDLNVLNGIAHLDQQRFLITGKLYPLMLEVVLD
- the pcp gene encoding pyroglutamyl-peptidase I, which encodes MKILVTGFDPFGGEAINPALEAIKKLPATIHGAEIKCIEVPTVFQKSADVLQQHIESFQPDAVLCIGQAGGRTGLTPERVAINQDDARIPDNEGNQPIDTPIRADGKAAYFSTLPIKAMVAAIHQAGLPASVSNTAGTFVCNHLMYQALYLVDKYCPNAKAGFMHIPFMMEQVVDKPNTAAMNLDDITRGIEAAIFAIVDFKDRSDLKRVGGATH
- a CDS encoding DUF979 domain-containing protein, which translates into the protein MANIANLVLETIYILIGLQLFHTAYCTFKDKTNPVYFGTALFWGLLGVTFVGGAFLPNKVIGFIVIVLALLTLFKQVRIGTLPAFNEQKAEESAHRIGNWIFLPVMLMAMISLLLALILPDFSKSAIGIAGILATIAILIITKQKPSALLAENNRMNQQVSTSGILPQLLGALGAIFAAAGVGDVIASLIREIVPADSRFFGVLAYVLGMVIFTMIMGNAFAAFTVITTGIGVPFVFALGADPIIAGALAMTAGFCGTLLTPMAANFNALPVALMEIKDRNAVIKKQAPIALVLIISHIALMYLLAYY
- a CDS encoding DUF969 domain-containing protein, translating into MEWIKLIGIVIIVLGFILKCDAIATVVVAGLVTALVSGISFIDFLDILGKEFTNQRLLTIFFITLPLIGLSETYGLKHRATQLIQRVQALTVGRLLTLYLIIRELAGLFSIRLGGHPQFVRPLIQPMGEAAAKANIGEELTDAEKDDIKAMAAANENFGNFFAQNTFVGAGGVLLIAGTLEQLGYDGNQAKIAFSSILIAIISIIIVAIYNYLFEKKMERQHQKGDN
- a CDS encoding glycosyltransferase family 2 protein, with amino-acid sequence MTLLSIIVPCFNEEANILPYFEEMHQLETSMTNQLAFEYIFIDDGSKDNTLGILRELAARFPNVHYLSFSRHFGKEAGLLAGLKEAKGNYITVMDVDLQDPPELLPIMYAKLKEGYDIVGTRRQNRQGEPLIRSMCSNLFYGLIKHLSDTEMVNGVRDYRLMTRQVVDSILELGEVNRFSKGIFSWVGYRITYLSFENQKRKYGKSRWHFWELLRYSLDGFINFSEMPLTIATWTGTFSFLISIFAILFIIIRKILFGDPVSGWASTVSIILFMGGIQLFCMGIIGKYISKIFLETKKRPLYIIKEKH
- a CDS encoding VOC family protein, with translation MKALHTCIRVKDLDQSVAFYTSAFPFKENYRKDFPDSQFTLVYLALEGESYELELTYNYGHGDYDLGNGYGHIALGSEHFEADHKKHRQAGFPVTDIKELADKSARYYFIQDPDGYKIEVIDLNN
- a CDS encoding NAD(P)H-dependent oxidoreductase; amino-acid sequence: MDQTIHHQIQQALHFRTAVRVYKEEKISDEDLALILDAAWLSPSSIGLEGWRFVVLDNKPIKEEIKPFAWGAQYQLETASHFILLIAEKHARYDSPAIKNSLLRRGIKEGDGLNSRLKLYESFQKEDMDMADNPRALFDWTAKQTYIALGNMMMTAALLGIDTCPIEGFHYDKVNHILAKHNVIDLEKEGIASMLSLGYRLRDPKHAQVRKPKEEVISVVK
- a CDS encoding aminopeptidase P family protein; protein product: MTKLDQIRLYLDQKGAELAIFSDPVTINYLTGFFCDPHERQLFLFVYHDLAPVLFVPALEVARASQAISFPVFGYVDSENPWEKIKAVLPNTAAKTIYAEFDHLNVNKFHGLQTIFSGQFNNLTPYVQGMRLVKSADEINKMMIAGQFADKAVQVGFDNISLDATETDVIAQIEFEMKKQGIHKMSFDTMVLTGNNAANPHGIPGTNNIENNALLLFDLGVETLGYTSDMTRTVAVGQPDQFKIDIYNLCLEAQLAAIDFIKPGVTAAQVDAAARQVIEKAGYGEYFNHRLGHGIGMDVHEFPSIMAGNDLVLEEGMCFSVEPGIYIPGKVGVRIEDCGHVTKNGFEVFTHTPKELLYFEG
- the ccpA gene encoding catabolite control protein A: MNTDDTITIYDVAREAGVSMATVSRVVNGNKNVKENTRKKVLEVIDRLDYRPNAVARGLASKKTTTVGVVIPNIANSYFSILAKGIDDIAAMYKYNIVLASSDEDDDKEVNVVNTLFAKQVDGIIFMGHHLTEKIRAEFSRSRTPVVLAGTVDLDHQLPSVNIDYRAAVSNVVDILAENHKCIAFVSGPLIDDINGKVRLAGYKEGLKHNKLDFKEGLVFEANYSYKEGFELAQRVINSGATAAYVAEDELAAGLLNGLFEAGKRVPEDFEIITSNDSPVVQYTRPNLSSISQPVYDLGAVSMRMLTKIMNKEELEEKEILLNHGIKKRGTTK
- a CDS encoding glycosyltransferase family 4 protein, with the translated sequence MKVLLYLEAENYLRKSGIGRAIKHQAKALSLVGQHFTTNPRETYDLVHLNTYGLKSWLLMIKAQKAGKKVIMHGHSTEEDFRNSFIFSNLLSPWFKKYLCHFYNKADAIITPTLYSKSLIESYGVKSPIFAVSNGIDLEQYGADPKKEAAFRRYFDIKEGEKVVMGAGLFFLRKGIDDFVKVAQAMPDVRFIWFGETNKWVIPAQVRQMVNGNHPKNLIFPGYIKGDVYEGAMTGADAFFFPSREETEGIVVLEALASRQHLVLRDIPVYYGWVDQSSAELATDIPGFIEALKKVFSGASNKVEAGYKVAQSRRLETVGHALVDVYKKVMEL
- a CDS encoding glycosyltransferase family 4 protein — its product is MRIGLFTDTYFPQVSGVATSIRTLKEELEKEGHEVYIFTTTDRDVKRFEDPTIIRLPSVPFVSFTDRRVVYRGLISSYKIAKHYNLDIIHTQTEFSLGLLGKMIGKALRIPVVHTYHTQYEDYVSYIANGKIIRPSMVKPLLRGYLKDLDGVICPSRIVLNLLEGYEVTIPKRVIPTGIPLEKYIRDDITAEEVTNLKAELGIAGDETMLLSLSRISYEKNIQAIINQMPAILAENAKIKLIIVGNGPYLQDLKHLAMQLEVDKHVTFTGMVPHDKVALYYKACDFFISASTSETQGLTYIESLASGTPIIAHGNPYLDDVVTDKMFGTLYYAETDLTDAIIDAILKTPVMDKRLLAKKRYEISAQHFGKSIYTFYLDTLIARNSKEAQKLSLYLNHSGKSSSLKLVQGAIHLPKRAAKVTAITSVKVVKAPIKLVHAIKDFLD